In Comamonas koreensis, the genomic stretch CACACCCAGCACCTCCAAAACCCGCATCCCGCCGGGCGTGGGCAGCTGCACCTCATCGCCAATGCGGGCCTTGAGCAGCGCCCGCGCAATCGGGGCCACCCAGCTGACCTGGCCCCGGCTGGCATCGGCCTCGTCGATGCCCATGATGGTGATCGACTCCTCGCTGCCATGCTGGTCGCAGTAGTGCACCGTCGCCCCAAAATACACCTGGTCGCTGCCGTGGTGCACCCCCGGGTCCACCACCTCGGCCGCCTCCATGCGCTTGGTCAGAAAGCGGATACGCCGGTCAATCTCGCGCAAGCGCTTCTTGCCATACAGGTAGTCGCCGTTTTCCGAGCGGTCGCCATTGCTCGCCGCCCAGTGCACCACCTCCACCACCTTGGGCCGCTCATCATCGATCAGTTGCAGCAGCTCCTGCTCGAGCGCGCGGTAGCCCCCGGGCGTGATGTAGTTCTTGCCGCCAGCAATCTTGGGCAGCTGCGGCAGGTCATCATCGTCGTCGTTGTCTGTCTCTTTGGTAAAGGCCTTGTTCATCCTGCTATTTAAACAAAGATTGGCGAAGGCTCCCACCAGAAAGAAAAAAGCCTGCCATCGCCATGGCAGGCTTGCCGTCTCAGGGGAGGCCGCTTTGCTTACACCGCCTGGCCCACGTTGGCCTGCGCAGCACCACCCAGCTCTGGCGGGTGGGTGACGATGCTGCGCAGCGCGGGCCGGGGCTGGGCCAGTGCAGCCAGGTCGGGGCGGGGGCGGGCAAAGTCGCTGTTGTGCAGGCCCAGCTTTTCGACTGCCGCCGCCATCGCCAGCAGGCGCCCGTCCTGGTGCAACGGGCCAATCATCTGCAGGCCAAAAGGCATGCCCGCCTCGTCACGGCCGCAGGGCAGCGACAGCGCAGGGTTGGTCGCCAAGGTCACCACATAGGTCAGGCTCAGCCATTCGTAGTAGTTGCGCTGGGTCTTGCCCTCCACCTCCTGCGCATAGAGCTGCTGCCAGGGGAAGGGCGACAGGGGAGTCACCGGTGCCAGCACCAGGTCGTATTGCTCGAATGTGCGCTGGAACATGCGCTGGATGCGCGTCTGCGCCAGATGCGCCCAGGCCCGGTCGCCCAGGCTGATGCTCGCAGCCATCTCGACATTGGCCCGCACATTCGGGCCCAGGGTCTCGGGGGCGGTGCGGTAGATATCGGCAAAGGCGGCGACAAAGCTCTCGGCGCGGATGATGTCAAAGCAGCGGTGCGCTTCTTCCAGGTTCCAGGGCAAGGCGTCCATGCAGGCCACCTCACCGGCCAAGGCCTGCACGCGCTTTGCAAAGGCACGGCGCACCACCGGGTCGACCGCGCAGGTGCCAAAGTCCTCGGTATAGGCCACGCGCAGGCCGCGCAGGTCCATCTCGGGCACGGGCCAGACGGGCGCATGGCTCACCCCCATGCTCAGCGGATCCATCGGGTGCGGGCCCATGCTGGCCTGCATCATCAGCGCGGTATCGGCCACATCGCGACCCATGGGGCCGAGCACCGAGATGGCCGACCAGCCCAGCGGCCGGTCGTCATTGGCGATCAGGCCCGGCGAGGGGCGCAGGCCGACCACGCCGCACAGCGCCGCCGGAATGCGCAGCGAGCCGCCGGTGTCCGAGCCGGTGCACAGCGGAAACATATCGGTGGCCAGCGCCGCGGCCGAGCCGCCCGATGATCCCCCGGCATTCAGATCCGGGTTGAAGGGATTGCCCGTAGCGCCCCAGACCGGGTTGCGGCTGTTGGCACCTGCGCCCATGTCGGGCGTGTTGGTCTTGGCCGTCACGATCGCGCCCTGGCCGCGCAGCCGGGCCACGAACGCATTGTCCTTGCCCGGCACATGGCCGCGCAGCCGCACATTGCCGCTGGTGGTCAGCAGGCCTTCGGTGGCCTGCAAGTCCTTCACGCCCAAGGGCAGGCCATGCAAGAGCGGCAGCTGGCTGCGCCGCCCCACCTGCGCTTCGGCCAGTTGGGCGGCAGTACGGGCACGCTCAAAATCGGTGGCGCAGAGCGCATTGACCGCCGGGTTGAGCGCCTGCATGCGGGCGATGCAGTCATCGAGCAGTTCGACCGGCGAGATCTGCCGGCTCTGGATCAGGCTGCGCAGCTCGACGGCGCTGTGTTCTACCAAACTCATTGTGTGGCCAATCCCAGTTTGTCGATCAAAGGCTTCCAGACAGCGATGTCGCGCTCGGCAAAGCCCAGCACATCGGCAGGTTGGCTGCGCATCAAGGTCACACCCATCTTGTCCATGCTGTTGGCATAGACCGGGTCGCTGTAGCACTGGTTGGTCGCGTCGTTCAAGGCCTTGACCACCTCCGGCGGCGTGCCCTTTTTGGCCACGACCGCAATCCATGACGGCCGCGCCAGCACGGCCGGCCCACCGGCCTCGGCAATGGTCGGCACATCGGGCAGCACCGCCGAGCGCTGGCCGGCGAAAATCGCCAGCGGCACGAGCTTGCCGGCCTTGACCTGGGGCGCGGCTGTGTTCAACACCAGAGTCATCGCCTGGATCTGCTGGCCCATCAAGGCCGTCAGGCCCGCGCTCTTGCCGACAAAGGGCACATGGGTGGCGGGCCAGTGCATCGCATCGGTCAGCGCCGTGGTCAGCAAATGCGCGGGGCTGCCCTTGCCGGGCGAGCCAAAGTTCAGCCCGCCGGCCTGGGACTTGGCGACCTTCTCCAGGTCGGCGAGTTTGTGGATGCCCGCGCCCGCCGGCACCACCAGCACCAGCGGCGATGAGCCAATCATCGCGACACCGGCAAAGTCCTTGAGCGGGTCATAGGGCATCTGCTGGTGCACATATGGCGTGATCGTCATCTGCGACATGCCGATGGTCATGGCAAACGCGCCATCGGCCGGCTGGCCCTTGAGGTAGTTGATGGCCAGGATACCGTTGGCGCCGGGCTTGTTCTGCACCACCACCGGCCGCCCCATCAGCCGCCCGGTGCATTCGCCCCAGGCGCGGGTCATCGCGTCCGATCCGCTGCCTGGCGGTTGCTGCGCGATCACCTGCAGCGGGGTCTGGGCGGCGGCGCCAAGGGCCCAGGCCGACAGGCCACAGGCAAGAAGGGTTGCTCTGATCAAGGGGTCACCTCGCTGGAAAAAGATTGAAGAAGGACAGACAGCTGCTGCAGTTGCTGCTCAATCGCAGCCGGGCTGGAGAACGGCGCGAGCACGCCCAGGCCGCGCAGGCAGGACAGCACCAGCTGAAAGCGCGCTTCAGCGGCGGGCCCACCGGCCCATTCGGGAAAGCTGCGCAGCATGCGCAGCAGCAGCTTGTCGTTGATCGGGGCGCGTGCGGCCTGGATATGCGCCACCATCGCGGCGTCGGCACGCACCGCCAGGTAGGCCTCCCAGGCCACCGCAAAGCGGGGCTGGCCATACAGCCGCCGCCAGGCCTGTTGCACAAAGTGGTCGGCGCGCCGCTGCAGAGGCCAGTGCGGCGCTGGCCAGAAACTGTCGTCGGTGTCGATCTGCTGCACCAACCGCTCAATGATCTGCAGCATCAGCGCGGCCTTGGACGGGAAATGGTGCTGCACCGCTCCGGTCGTCATGCCCGCGATACGGGCCACCTCATGCATCGACAAGCTCGCAAGCCCCTTGGCTTGCATCACTTCGAGCGCAGCATCCATCAGCCGCTCACGCGTCTGTTCACTTTTGATCTGATGCAGGTTGGGCACAACAGGGGGGTCTCCTGAAATACATTATGCGTGTAATGTAATTTGGCAGACATCCGGGTTTGGCCTAGGAGAGAGACGCCAAGTCTGCGGTCTATCCGCGCTGCATCAAAGGGATGAGGCCCCTCTTCCTCCTTGTCAAAATGCGCAGTGATTGCCGCTTGCCCAACAGCGAACCGGCCTCAAAAAAGATTCGCAAGCACCGCCAGCTCGGCCAGAAACGCCTGCATCTGAGGGCTGGCCTCTTCACCCGGCGCCAGCAAGCCATGCTTGTGCGCCAGTTGCCGAAACACCGACGCGGCGGCCAGCTGCGGCAACGCGGCAGCACCGTCTCCCTCCTCCCAGGCATCGCTCAGGTTGTCATGGGCTACTTCAATCATGCGAACTCCTCTCTTCTTGTGGGCAGCCAACGCAGAGCTTCGTTTACAGCTGCTGCCGGATGGCGACATCAAGCCTAGCCAGTTTATCGAAAATGCTGTATGAATATACAGTATTTTTATATCGCCATCGAAGGCACTAGGGTGAGCTCTATCACCACTTTCAGGGATTGACACCGTCTTGCACACATCGCACATTTAAATGTCAACATATGTAAAAAGCTTATGAAGGTGTACTAAATGGCCGTGAACCAGTTTTTAAGTGCGGGAGCGTTTGCAGCATTGGTTTCCATAGGGGTGCACCACAGTGCACATGCTCAGGCGTTTACAGAAGCTTTTAACGACATCAACACCCTGGCTAGTGGCGGATGGGTAATGAGCAATGCCAGCGTGGGTGTCGGGTCCACCGGCTGGTTTCAAGGCAATCCGCCCACTGCAGGTGGTCCTTTTGACGCACAAAGCGGCGCGGCCAATGCGTACATCGGGGCCAATTACAACAACACTGGCAGTGTCGGAACGATCAGCAATTGGCTGCTCATGCCTGATCGAACCATACGCAACGGCGATGTGCTGACTTTTTATACAAGAAAGCCCTCCCCGGACACCTACGCCGATCGCCTGGAAGTGCGCCTCAGCACGAATGGGGCCAGCACAAATGTCGGCAGCGGCACTGGCGTAGGTGATTTCACGACGCTGCTGATGAGTGTCAACCCTGGCCTCACCTTGGGGGTCTATCCAACCACCTGGACGCAGTACTCCGTCACCGTTTCGGGCCTGCCAGCCCCCACGTCCTCACGCATGGCCTTCCGTTATTTCGTCACCAGTGGCGGTTTGTCCGGAACGAACTCTGACTACATCGGCATCGACACTGTGAGCTATACGCCCTATGTATGCCCTTCTGTCGTGCTGACGCCTGCGGGCGCCCTTGCTGGAGGCAGCGTGGGCCAAAGCTACAGCACCACACTCAGCCAGAGTGGCGCGCTGGGCGCTCCAAACTTCGCCGTCACCTCGGGGGCACTGCCACCAGGTTTGACGTTGTCGAGCAGCGGCGCCATTTCCGGCACCCCCACAGCCTCCGGAGCCGCCAACTTCACGGTCACGGCGAACGATGCGAGCGGTTGTTCGGGAGCCCAGCCCTATTCCATCTCTGTGGAACAGGGATTGCAATCCATCAGCTTCCCATCGCAAAGCCCTGCCAGCCAGCTGTACACACCCGGGGGCAGCTTCTCGATCAATCCTCAGGCAAGTGCAAGCTCCTTCCTGCCCGTGAACTATGACAGCAGCACGCCAGCGGTCTGTACGGTGGCAGGCACCAATGTCTTCATCAACAGTGGCGGCATCTGCACACTCGTCGCACAACAAGCTGGAGATGTGAACTACAAAGCTGCGCCGTCCCAGGCTCAGAACGTCACCATTGACAAGGCAGCGCAGACCATCAGCTTCAGCTCGTTCATCCCCGCCAATGCCAAGGTAGGCGGCAGCTATACCGTTTCAGCCGATGGTGGCGCCTCTGGCAACGCCGTTAGCTTCTCGATCGACAGCGGCAGCCTGTCAGTCTGCAGCATCAGCGGCAACCTGGTCTCCTTCAATGGCGCCGGCAACTGCAGCATCAAAGCGAACCAACTGGGCAACGCCAACTACAGCGACGCTCCCCAGGTGCAACAGACGGTCGCTGTCGCTCAAGGTGGATCGGGCATCAGCATCAGCTCCAGCCAAAACCCTTCACAGCCAGGTCAGAGCGTGACGTTCACCGTATCGGTGACGTTTGATCCCAACAAGACCGCTGCTCTGCAGGCAAAAGCAGCGCCAGTGCCCACGGGAACGGTCGAGATCCTGGACGGCTCCACATCGCTGGGGAGTGCTGCACTCGTCAATGGCACGGCCACCATCACTGCCGTACTGCCTGCTACTGCGGGAGCGCACAGCCTCGTTGCCAGTTACAGCGGCGATGCCAACTACCCCGCACTCCAGAGCGAAGCCTTTGTCCAATCCGTTGTGGCAGCAGTGCCCACGGCGGTGCCTACGCTATCCGCATGGGCCGCACTCAGTTTGTCCGCCCTTCTGGCACTTGTCGGACTCACTGCAGTTCGCAGACGCCCTGGCGCATAAGCGCAGCAAGCCACCCCAACGGGGTGGCTTGCTGCCATCTCTTCACCACTTCGACCACCACCGACCATTTTGACCAGGCCCTTGCCATGCACACATCCCTTCACATATTGCGGCGCGC encodes the following:
- a CDS encoding TetR/AcrR family transcriptional regulator, which gives rise to MPNLHQIKSEQTRERLMDAALEVMQAKGLASLSMHEVARIAGMTTGAVQHHFPSKAALMLQIIERLVQQIDTDDSFWPAPHWPLQRRADHFVQQAWRRLYGQPRFAVAWEAYLAVRADAAMVAHIQAARAPINDKLLLRMLRSFPEWAGGPAAEARFQLVLSCLRGLGVLAPFSSPAAIEQQLQQLSVLLQSFSSEVTP
- a CDS encoding IPTL-CTERM sorting domain-containing protein, producing MAVNQFLSAGAFAALVSIGVHHSAHAQAFTEAFNDINTLASGGWVMSNASVGVGSTGWFQGNPPTAGGPFDAQSGAANAYIGANYNNTGSVGTISNWLLMPDRTIRNGDVLTFYTRKPSPDTYADRLEVRLSTNGASTNVGSGTGVGDFTTLLMSVNPGLTLGVYPTTWTQYSVTVSGLPAPTSSRMAFRYFVTSGGLSGTNSDYIGIDTVSYTPYVCPSVVLTPAGALAGGSVGQSYSTTLSQSGALGAPNFAVTSGALPPGLTLSSSGAISGTPTASGAANFTVTANDASGCSGAQPYSISVEQGLQSISFPSQSPASQLYTPGGSFSINPQASASSFLPVNYDSSTPAVCTVAGTNVFINSGGICTLVAQQAGDVNYKAAPSQAQNVTIDKAAQTISFSSFIPANAKVGGSYTVSADGGASGNAVSFSIDSGSLSVCSISGNLVSFNGAGNCSIKANQLGNANYSDAPQVQQTVAVAQGGSGISISSSQNPSQPGQSVTFTVSVTFDPNKTAALQAKAAPVPTGTVEILDGSTSLGSAALVNGTATITAVLPATAGAHSLVASYSGDANYPALQSEAFVQSVVAAVPTAVPTLSAWAALSLSALLALVGLTAVRRRPGA
- the greB gene encoding transcription elongation factor GreB, encoding MNKAFTKETDNDDDDDLPQLPKIAGGKNYITPGGYRALEQELLQLIDDERPKVVEVVHWAASNGDRSENGDYLYGKKRLREIDRRIRFLTKRMEAAEVVDPGVHHGSDQVYFGATVHYCDQHGSEESITIMGIDEADASRGQVSWVAPIARALLKARIGDEVQLPTPGGMRVLEVLGVQYPEPGTS
- a CDS encoding Bug family tripartite tricarboxylate transporter substrate binding protein, which translates into the protein MIRATLLACGLSAWALGAAAQTPLQVIAQQPPGSGSDAMTRAWGECTGRLMGRPVVVQNKPGANGILAINYLKGQPADGAFAMTIGMSQMTITPYVHQQMPYDPLKDFAGVAMIGSSPLVLVVPAGAGIHKLADLEKVAKSQAGGLNFGSPGKGSPAHLLTTALTDAMHWPATHVPFVGKSAGLTALMGQQIQAMTLVLNTAAPQVKAGKLVPLAIFAGQRSAVLPDVPTIAEAGGPAVLARPSWIAVVAKKGTPPEVVKALNDATNQCYSDPVYANSMDKMGVTLMRSQPADVLGFAERDIAVWKPLIDKLGLATQ
- a CDS encoding amidase, producing the protein MSLVEHSAVELRSLIQSRQISPVELLDDCIARMQALNPAVNALCATDFERARTAAQLAEAQVGRRSQLPLLHGLPLGVKDLQATEGLLTTSGNVRLRGHVPGKDNAFVARLRGQGAIVTAKTNTPDMGAGANSRNPVWGATGNPFNPDLNAGGSSGGSAAALATDMFPLCTGSDTGGSLRIPAALCGVVGLRPSPGLIANDDRPLGWSAISVLGPMGRDVADTALMMQASMGPHPMDPLSMGVSHAPVWPVPEMDLRGLRVAYTEDFGTCAVDPVVRRAFAKRVQALAGEVACMDALPWNLEEAHRCFDIIRAESFVAAFADIYRTAPETLGPNVRANVEMAASISLGDRAWAHLAQTRIQRMFQRTFEQYDLVLAPVTPLSPFPWQQLYAQEVEGKTQRNYYEWLSLTYVVTLATNPALSLPCGRDEAGMPFGLQMIGPLHQDGRLLAMAAAVEKLGLHNSDFARPRPDLAALAQPRPALRSIVTHPPELGGAAQANVGQAV